The Methanohalophilus levihalophilus genome has a segment encoding these proteins:
- a CDS encoding hydantoinase/oxoprolinase family protein codes for MQYSMGIDAGGTYTDSVIVRDSDGKIVDSSKARTTYPDLLEGIRNSIDGLDKSYLENIKLVSVSTTLSTNTILEHTGYPVALILIGDLSIPEGQSIENYIAVSGGHGAYGEEAARLDIDSVREFVLKMKDRVSAFAVSSYFSIRNPGHELEVKALIRELTGLPVVCGHELSQDLGAFSRGITAYLNAQLIPITDHFIDAIMHEMDRRKIHGRLLMLKCDGSVVGIDEAKEKPIESIFSGPAASLVGASYLSDVQTCVAIDVGGTSTDVAMVNSGLPEITDEGAIVGGWQTKVKAIRMETSAMGGDSHIWVQNQKINIGPRRVIPICVAATKWPGIKDKLKVARIPSKMQLCENIQPTKFFIRTGKESGELSPTEQDLLDRIGDEPVSVNEIYSDHLPSPVFLDLLIKKRLIQAIGFTPTDALHVLGDYTEWDVEASRLAAGPLGRMTYKERTEFCKEAKTIFAKNMALYIMAYLLRGIDKEEIEKILENRDDFYSAFKLSVPVVLLGGPVQAYVEEINKFFDADVILPEHAEVGNAVGALVGKGIKRIEILIRNVYKGRKSGIMMFSPHGREAIKYATYPDALEAANTLGREMIMEYMKSSGLDGGDVRIEVTQNDIKLQDGGGIPIETKLTFVGVGMPRLDN; via the coding sequence ATGCAATATAGTATGGGAATTGATGCTGGTGGGACTTATACTGATTCGGTCATTGTCCGGGATTCGGATGGAAAAATTGTGGATTCAAGCAAGGCACGGACAACTTATCCTGATCTGCTTGAAGGTATACGCAATTCAATTGACGGACTTGATAAGTCTTACCTTGAAAACATAAAACTTGTTTCTGTTTCAACCACTCTTTCTACAAACACTATTCTTGAGCACACTGGTTACCCTGTGGCTTTGATTTTGATTGGTGACTTATCAATTCCCGAAGGTCAGTCAATTGAGAATTATATCGCCGTTTCCGGTGGGCATGGAGCCTATGGAGAGGAAGCTGCAAGACTTGATATTGATTCAGTAAGGGAATTTGTCCTTAAAATGAAAGACAGGGTTTCAGCCTTTGCCGTATCTTCTTATTTCAGTATTCGTAACCCAGGCCATGAACTGGAAGTAAAGGCACTTATTCGTGAATTAACAGGCCTGCCAGTTGTTTGCGGGCATGAACTTTCCCAGGATTTGGGGGCTTTTTCCCGTGGAATAACCGCATATCTCAACGCACAGTTAATTCCGATTACTGATCATTTCATCGATGCGATTATGCATGAGATGGATCGAAGAAAAATTCATGGTCGCCTTCTGATGTTAAAATGTGACGGCTCAGTTGTGGGAATTGATGAGGCAAAAGAGAAGCCAATTGAATCAATTTTCTCAGGACCGGCTGCAAGTCTTGTAGGAGCATCATATCTTTCCGATGTCCAGACATGTGTTGCAATCGATGTAGGTGGTACAAGTACTGATGTTGCAATGGTAAATTCGGGTTTGCCGGAAATTACTGATGAAGGAGCTATTGTAGGCGGATGGCAAACAAAGGTAAAGGCTATTCGCATGGAAACCTCGGCTATGGGTGGTGACAGTCACATTTGGGTGCAAAATCAGAAAATCAATATTGGCCCACGTCGTGTTATTCCTATATGTGTGGCAGCAACCAAATGGCCCGGTATAAAGGATAAACTGAAAGTTGCCCGTATCCCTTCAAAAATGCAATTGTGCGAAAACATCCAGCCAACCAAGTTTTTTATTCGTACCGGGAAAGAATCCGGGGAACTAAGTCCTACTGAACAGGATCTTCTGGATCGCATTGGAGATGAACCAGTTTCAGTTAATGAAATCTATTCGGATCATCTTCCTTCCCCCGTATTCCTTGATCTATTGATCAAAAAACGCCTTATTCAGGCAATCGGTTTTACACCTACTGATGCACTTCATGTTCTTGGGGATTATACCGAATGGGACGTTGAAGCTTCCCGACTCGCAGCCGGTCCCCTTGGAAGAATGACGTATAAAGAAAGGACTGAGTTCTGTAAGGAAGCTAAGACCATATTCGCAAAGAATATGGCTCTCTATATCATGGCCTACCTTTTGCGTGGCATAGATAAGGAAGAAATAGAAAAAATACTGGAAAACAGGGATGATTTCTATTCAGCCTTTAAATTGAGTGTTCCTGTTGTTCTTCTTGGTGGGCCTGTGCAGGCTTATGTTGAGGAAATCAACAAATTCTTTGATGCCGATGTGATCCTTCCGGAACACGCTGAAGTCGGGAACGCTGTTGGAGCACTTGTAGGAAAAGGAATCAAGAGGATTGAAATTCTGATACGTAACGTTTACAAAGGACGAAAATCCGGTATTATGATGTTTTCCCCGCATGGTCGGGAGGCTATCAAATATGCCACTTATCCGGATGCTCTTGAAGCCGCCAATACTCTCGGAAGGGAAATGATTATGGAATATATGAAAAGTTCCGGTCTGGACGGCGGAGATGTGCGCATCGAGGTCACACAGAATGACATTAAGCTTCAGGATGGCGGCGGTATTCCTATTGAAACCAAACTTACATTTGTCGGTGTAGGAATGCCACGGCTGGACAACTAA